From Cellulomonas chengniuliangii, the proteins below share one genomic window:
- a CDS encoding NAD(P)H-binding protein yields MATVFGITGASGLLGGRVAERLAAAGAEQRLLVRSPAHAPDLPGAQIAMIEGYDHPATLRAALSGVDTLFLVSGREAPNRVAQHASAIDGAVAAGVSRIVYVSFVGAAPDATFTFARDHWATEQHILETGLRSTFLRDNLYDAMLPALVGDDGLIRGPAGDGRVGCVAHDDVADAAAAVLLDARPDIDTDQVYDLTGPEAISLAEAAAQMSRASGRSIAYAPETIDEAYASRASFGAPQFEVDGWVTSYTSIAAGELEVVSSAVQRLTGHHAQTFAAWLAANPASWERLLGLP; encoded by the coding sequence ATGGCGACTGTCTTCGGCATCACCGGGGCGAGTGGGCTGCTGGGCGGGCGGGTCGCGGAGCGCCTGGCGGCCGCCGGCGCCGAGCAGCGGCTGCTGGTCCGCTCCCCCGCGCACGCTCCCGACCTCCCCGGGGCGCAGATCGCGATGATCGAGGGGTACGACCACCCCGCGACCCTGCGGGCCGCGCTGAGCGGCGTCGACACGCTGTTCCTGGTCTCGGGACGGGAGGCGCCCAACCGGGTCGCCCAGCATGCCTCGGCGATCGACGGCGCGGTGGCCGCCGGGGTGAGCCGCATCGTGTACGTCTCGTTCGTGGGCGCCGCTCCCGACGCGACGTTCACCTTCGCGCGCGACCACTGGGCCACCGAGCAGCACATCCTCGAGACCGGCCTGCGCAGCACGTTCCTGCGGGACAACCTCTACGACGCGATGCTGCCCGCGCTGGTGGGCGACGACGGCCTGATCCGCGGGCCTGCTGGGGACGGCAGGGTCGGGTGCGTCGCGCACGACGACGTGGCAGACGCCGCCGCCGCGGTGCTGCTGGACGCCCGCCCGGACATCGACACCGACCAGGTGTACGACCTCACCGGCCCCGAGGCCATCTCCCTGGCGGAGGCAGCCGCCCAGATGTCCCGCGCCAGCGGCCGGTCCATCGCCTACGCGCCCGAGACGATCGACGAGGCCTACGCCTCCCGTGCCTCCTTCGGCGCGCCGCAGTTCGAGGTCGACGGGTGGGTCACCTCGTACACGTCGATCGCGGCGGGCGAGCTCGAGGTCGTGTCCTCCGCCGTCCAGCGGCTCACCGGCCACCACGCGCAGACCTTCGCCGCGTGGCTGGCCGCCAACCCGGCCTCGTGGGAGCGGTTGCTCGGCCTCCCGTGA
- a CDS encoding low molecular weight protein-tyrosine-phosphatase, producing MPFRIMTVCTGNICRSPMAEVVLRKRLDEAGLGGRVVVESTGISDEEHGNPIDRRAAAVLSAHGYEAPNRHARQVNAADLREQDLVLAMTAVHERALRRLAGASDVARRIHRYREFDPTVSPQAPDRELDVADPWYGDMRGFEECLATIEAAAGAIVAHVRDEVAARTVPTGRPD from the coding sequence ATCCCGTTCCGGATCATGACGGTCTGCACCGGCAACATCTGTCGGTCGCCCATGGCGGAGGTCGTGCTGCGGAAGCGGCTCGACGAAGCCGGCCTCGGCGGCAGGGTGGTGGTGGAGTCCACCGGCATCAGCGACGAGGAGCACGGGAACCCCATCGACCGCCGCGCCGCCGCCGTGCTGTCCGCCCACGGCTATGAGGCGCCGAACCGCCACGCCCGCCAGGTCAACGCCGCCGACCTGCGCGAACAGGACCTCGTCCTGGCGATGACCGCTGTGCACGAGCGGGCGCTGCGCAGGCTCGCCGGGGCCAGCGACGTCGCGCGCCGGATCCACCGCTACCGGGAGTTCGACCCGACCGTCTCGCCCCAGGCCCCCGACCGGGAGCTCGACGTGGCCGACCCCTGGTACGGCGACATGCGCGGGTTCGAGGAGTGCCTCGCGACGATCGAGGCGGCCGCCGGCGCCATCGTCGCCCACGTGCGCGACGAGGTCGCCGCGCGGACCGTCCCCACCGGACGCCCTGACTGA
- a CDS encoding pyridoxal phosphate-dependent aminotransferase — protein MKVSRRSQVPAFAVMEIIAAANARRAAGRPVINLCAGEPSTGASDVVRDRAEQMLRTGSLGYTESLGAPALRAEIARHYGRWYGLDIDPEQVAVTTGSSGGFLVAFLAAFDVGDRVALARPGYPAYKNILTSLGCEVVELPCGPATRYQPTIAQLEALDEPISGLVVASPANPTGTMIEADALGELATWCAHHGVRLISDEIYHGITYAEAQVATAAQYRDQGAVVVNSFSKYWAMTGWRLGWLVLPDDLLAPADALASNVSLCPPALAQHAGIAAFSPEGYAAAQVNVDRYAAARSLLLSRLPELGWTRVAPADGAFYLYADISDSGLDAVTWCARLLDEADVALTPGTDFDGVDGHDWVRLSFASSAEVVSEAVDRIVAWQRSL, from the coding sequence ATGAAGGTCTCTCGCCGGTCCCAGGTCCCCGCGTTCGCCGTGATGGAGATCATCGCGGCCGCCAACGCCCGCCGAGCCGCCGGCCGGCCCGTCATCAACCTATGCGCCGGCGAGCCGTCCACCGGCGCCTCCGACGTGGTGCGGGACCGCGCCGAGCAGATGCTGCGGACCGGGAGCCTGGGCTACACCGAGTCGCTCGGCGCGCCCGCCCTGCGCGCCGAGATCGCCCGGCACTACGGCCGCTGGTACGGCCTCGACATCGACCCGGAGCAAGTCGCGGTCACCACCGGGTCCTCCGGCGGGTTCCTCGTGGCCTTTCTCGCGGCGTTCGACGTGGGGGACCGGGTCGCCCTGGCACGTCCCGGGTACCCGGCGTACAAGAACATCCTCACGTCGCTGGGCTGCGAGGTCGTCGAGCTGCCCTGCGGGCCGGCCACGCGCTACCAGCCGACCATCGCGCAGCTCGAGGCCCTCGACGAGCCGATCAGCGGGCTCGTCGTCGCCAGCCCCGCCAACCCCACCGGCACGATGATCGAGGCCGACGCCCTCGGCGAGCTCGCCACCTGGTGCGCGCACCACGGCGTCCGCCTGATCAGCGACGAGATCTACCACGGCATCACCTACGCCGAGGCACAGGTCGCCACCGCCGCGCAGTACCGCGACCAGGGCGCCGTGGTCGTCAACTCCTTCTCCAAGTACTGGGCGATGACGGGGTGGCGGCTCGGCTGGCTCGTGCTGCCGGACGACCTGCTGGCGCCCGCCGACGCGCTCGCCTCCAACGTGTCGCTGTGCCCGCCGGCGCTCGCCCAGCACGCCGGCATCGCCGCCTTCAGCCCCGAGGGCTATGCCGCCGCGCAGGTCAACGTCGACCGGTACGCCGCCGCCCGGTCGCTGCTGCTGTCCCGCCTGCCCGAGCTCGGCTGGACCCGCGTCGCCCCCGCCGACGGCGCGTTCTACCTGTACGCCGACATCTCCGACTCGGGGTTGGACGCGGTCACCTGGTGCGCGCGCCTGCTCGACGAGGCCGACGTCGCCCTCACCCCTGGCACGGACTTCGACGGGGTCGACGGGCACGACTGGGTGCGTCTGTCCTTCGCCTCGTCGGCCGAGGTGGTGTCCGAGGCCGTCGACCGGATCGTGGCGTGGCAGCGGAGCCTCTGA